The following coding sequences lie in one Primulina huaijiensis isolate GDHJ02 chromosome 2, ASM1229523v2, whole genome shotgun sequence genomic window:
- the LOC140959726 gene encoding tetraketide alpha-pyrone reductase 1-like yields the protein MPEVKGKVCVTGAAGFLASWLIKRLLLSDYHVIGTVRDPGDEKKVGHLWKLDGAKERLCLVRGDLMIEGSFDEAIMGCVGVFHTASPVLEHPTPDPEAEILKPAIDGTLNVLRSCKRNPSLRRVVLTSSSSTVRTREDFDPDVPLDESSWSSVDLCEKHKVWYAISKTLAEKAAWEFCENNKINLVTVLPSFVIGPCLPPVLCSTSADVLGLLRGESEKFQWYGRMGYVHIDDVASSHIIVFENENAKGRYLCSSTVLDNNELASILSARYPALPISKRFEKLDRPYYDFNVSKLKGLGMKFRSIQEMFDDCVESLIQQGHLTSVSTHSS from the exons ATGCCTGAAGTGAAGGGTAAAGTGTGTGTTACTGGTGCAGCTGGCTTTCTAGCCTCATGGTTGATCAAGCGCCTCCTTTTATCTGATTATCATGTCATTGGAACAGTCAGAGATCCAG GAGATGAGAAGAAAGTGGGGCATCTGTGGAAGCTGGATGGAGCAAAAGAAAGGCTTTGCCTGGTGAGAGGAGACCTGATGATAGAAGGCAGCTTTGATGAAGCAATCATGGGCTGTGTTGGAGTGTTTCATACTGCTTCACCTGTTTTAGAGCACCCTACTCCTGATCCAGAG GCGGAAATATTGAAACCTGCAATTGATGGCACTCTCAATGTGTTACGCTCGTGCAAAAGAAATCCATCTTTGAGGCGTGTGGTTCTAACCTCATCTTCATCGACAGTGAGGACAAGAGAAGATTTTGACCCAGATGTGCCATTGGATGAGTCATCTTGGAGCTCTGTGGATCTGTGTGAAAAACACAAG GTTTGGTATGCAATATCAAAAACTCTGGCGGAGAAAGCTGCCTGGGAATTCTGTGAGAACAATAAAATCAATCTGGTGACAGTTCTGCCTTCGTTTGTGATTGGACCCTGTTTACCCCCTGTTCTCTGTTCTACTTCAGCTGATGTACTTGGTTTGCTCAGAG GGGAATCAGAGAAGTTTCAGTGGTATGGAAGAATGGGATATGTTCACATAGACGACGTTGCGTCGAGCCATATTATTGTTTTTGAGAACGAGAACGCGAAAGGGCGGTATCTTTGCAGCTCAACTGTTCTGGACAACAATGAATTGGCATCAATTCTATCAGCTCGCTATCCTGCACTACCCATTTCCAAAAG GTTCGAGAAACTGGACAGACCATACTATGATTTCAATGTGTCGAAACTGAAGGGTTTAGGAATGAAGTTCAGATCAATTCAAGAGATGTTTGATGATTGTGTTGAATCATTAATCCAGCAAGGCCATCTAACCTCTGTCTCGACTCATTCATCATAA